The following proteins are encoded in a genomic region of Prochlorococcus marinus XMU1408:
- a CDS encoding uracil-DNA glycosylase: MTKKISPAKEFEEGFVFFNSTKKIVVARGNPQAQLMIIGEAPGAKEDEIGKPFVGRSGKLLDKLLQNVGIDINQDVYFCNVVKCRPPKNRRPTKTEIKENLPWLYQQIKLVNPLVIVLVGATALEAILKIKSPISILRGKWINWEERLVMPVFHPSYLLRNPSKEEGTPMSLTKLDFLKIKEKIDFL; encoded by the coding sequence GTGACAAAAAAAATAAGTCCAGCAAAAGAATTTGAAGAAGGTTTTGTTTTCTTTAATTCTACAAAAAAAATTGTTGTAGCAAGGGGAAACCCCCAAGCCCAGTTAATGATTATTGGAGAAGCCCCAGGAGCAAAGGAAGATGAAATAGGAAAACCTTTTGTCGGAAGGTCTGGAAAATTACTTGATAAATTGCTTCAAAATGTCGGGATTGATATCAACCAAGATGTTTATTTTTGCAACGTGGTCAAATGTAGACCTCCTAAAAATAGACGTCCAACTAAAACTGAAATCAAAGAAAATCTTCCCTGGTTGTACCAACAAATAAAACTTGTAAATCCATTAGTTATAGTTCTTGTTGGAGCAACAGCATTAGAAGCGATTTTAAAAATTAAGTCTCCAATAAGCATTCTTAGGGGGAAATGGATTAATTGGGAGGAAAGACTCGTTATGCCTGTTTTTCATCCATCTTATTTACTTAGGAATCCATCAAAAGAGGAAGGTACTCCGATGAGTTTAACTAAATTGGATTTTTTGAAAATTAAGGAAAAAATTGATTTTTTATAA
- a CDS encoding S41 family peptidase: protein MLKGFFKVCLSIAAFSSPSFSFPANSSTLVTDNPKEIIDQVWQIIYRDFLDYSGKYKKEDWIKLRKQILSTKYFENSEAYEAIKDMLAKLDDPYTRFLDPKEFNEMRIDTTGELMGVGIQISLDEVTNEIVVVSPIEGTPAFFAGIKPNDTIVSIDGKPTENFSIDQTVKLIRGEKGTKVELGIIRDNKFLKISLIRDRIEINVVDSRINNTSLGAKIAYLRLKQFNAKSPKEMSLSINKLEKQNPFGYVLDLRSNPGGLLEASIEIARQWINTGTIVSTQTKDGITDIRKAKSRALTTRPVVVLIDEGSASASEILSGAIKDNKRGLLVGKKTFGKGLVQSVRSLSDGSGLTVTVAKYLTPNGKDINKNGIEPDIKVDLLLDDKVKLTNSDLGTLKDSQYVEAENILLRKYKSDRNNNNSYNPNKANINYALKR from the coding sequence ATGTTGAAGGGATTCTTTAAAGTATGCTTATCAATTGCTGCTTTTTCTTCACCATCTTTTTCTTTTCCAGCTAATTCTTCTACTTTAGTAACTGATAATCCAAAGGAGATTATTGATCAAGTATGGCAGATAATATATCGTGATTTTTTGGATTACTCAGGAAAATATAAGAAAGAGGATTGGATTAAATTAAGGAAGCAAATATTGTCAACTAAATATTTTGAAAATAGTGAAGCATACGAAGCCATAAAAGATATGTTAGCAAAACTAGATGATCCTTATACAAGATTTTTAGATCCTAAAGAATTCAATGAAATGCGAATAGATACAACTGGCGAATTAATGGGAGTAGGTATTCAAATTTCTCTAGATGAAGTTACAAATGAAATTGTTGTTGTATCTCCTATAGAAGGAACACCAGCCTTTTTTGCAGGTATTAAACCTAACGATACAATTGTATCTATTGATGGTAAACCAACAGAAAATTTTAGTATAGACCAGACAGTGAAACTTATTCGCGGTGAGAAGGGAACGAAGGTTGAACTAGGTATAATTAGAGATAATAAGTTTTTAAAAATATCATTAATAAGAGATAGAATCGAAATCAATGTAGTTGATAGTCGAATAAATAATACAAGTTTAGGAGCCAAAATTGCTTATCTAAGGTTAAAACAATTTAATGCAAAGTCTCCAAAAGAAATGAGTTTGTCGATTAATAAATTAGAAAAACAAAACCCTTTTGGTTATGTATTAGACCTTAGAAGTAATCCTGGAGGGTTGTTGGAGGCAAGTATAGAGATAGCTAGGCAATGGATTAATACAGGAACAATTGTTAGTACTCAAACAAAAGATGGAATTACTGATATAAGAAAAGCAAAGAGTAGGGCGTTGACTACTCGACCCGTTGTTGTCTTAATAGATGAGGGATCTGCTAGTGCTAGTGAAATCCTTTCAGGAGCAATTAAAGATAATAAAAGAGGCTTATTGGTTGGGAAAAAGACTTTTGGAAAAGGGCTTGTTCAGTCTGTAAGATCTCTTTCTGATGGATCAGGGTTGACAGTTACTGTCGCAAAATATTTAACACCTAATGGAAAAGATATTAATAAAAATGGGATAGAACCTGATATCAAAGTAGATCTTTTATTAGATGATAAAGTAAAATTAACTAATTCAGACCTTGGAACTTTAAAGGATAGTCAATATGTAGAAGCTGAAAATATTTTGCTTAGAAAATATAAATCCGATAGAAATAATAATAATTCTTATAATCCTAACAAAGCTAACATAAATTATGCATTGAAAAGATAG
- the nadA gene encoding quinolinate synthase NadA: protein MTTVSYYETDTSVSNKRKNLTDEINFLREKRNAIILAHYYQEPAIQDIADFIGDSLELSRKASETNADVIVFCGVHFMAETAKILCPKKTVLLPDFDAGCTLADDCQADDFQKFLDKHPDHFAISYINCSAAVKAKSDLICTSSNAVDLVKKLPKDLPILFSPDRNLGRWVERQSGRKLTLWPGRCLVHETFNEESLIKLKIKNPTAEVIAHPECQENLLDLANFIGSTSKLLNYTQDSPNDKFIVLTEPGIIHQMRLKDPLKTYLEVPGIDGCSCNECPYMRMNTLEKVYKCLKDMTPELKMDEEIRSMAYKPMKKMLDMSN from the coding sequence ATTACCACTGTTTCCTATTACGAGACTGATACATCAGTCTCAAATAAACGCAAAAATCTCACTGATGAGATCAATTTTTTGCGAGAAAAAAGAAATGCAATAATTCTTGCTCATTACTACCAAGAACCAGCAATTCAAGATATTGCAGATTTTATTGGGGATTCTCTTGAGTTATCCAGAAAAGCTTCGGAAACAAATGCTGATGTGATTGTTTTTTGCGGAGTTCATTTTATGGCTGAGACAGCAAAGATCTTATGCCCAAAGAAAACTGTCCTTCTCCCTGATTTTGATGCTGGATGCACACTCGCCGACGATTGCCAAGCTGATGACTTCCAAAAATTCCTAGATAAACATCCCGATCATTTTGCTATCAGCTATATAAATTGCAGTGCCGCAGTCAAAGCAAAAAGTGACCTAATTTGTACAAGCAGTAATGCAGTTGATCTTGTAAAGAAATTACCCAAAGATCTACCAATATTATTTTCACCAGATAGGAATCTAGGTAGGTGGGTTGAACGTCAAAGTGGAAGAAAATTAACTTTATGGCCTGGAAGATGTCTTGTTCATGAAACTTTTAATGAAGAATCTCTAATAAAACTAAAAATCAAGAATCCAACTGCTGAAGTAATTGCTCATCCTGAATGTCAAGAAAACCTTTTAGATTTAGCTAATTTCATAGGCTCAACAAGCAAATTACTAAATTACACACAAGATAGTCCAAACGATAAATTTATCGTGCTTACTGAGCCAGGAATAATACACCAAATGAGATTAAAAGATCCATTAAAGACATATTTAGAAGTACCTGGAATTGATGGTTGTAGTTGCAATGAATGTCCTTATATGAGAATGAATACCTTAGAGAAAGTATATAAATGTCTAAAAGATATGACTCCAGAGTTAAAAATGGATGAAGAAATCAGATCAATGGCATATAAGCCAATGAAAAAAATGCTGGATATGAGCAATTAA
- a CDS encoding lactoylglutathione lyase has translation MPLMNINFVIDSENPKDLSCFYAKINSDKAKKGFNSNHYFISLSSRSKIHFYRSNKNRDYQREGNITSLCFQGEPSKDPGQIIERWTSEILKIGGRVMGKSKLAKFGSEQWMLDPEGNQFLILVPYLSNGSDMDALM, from the coding sequence ATGCCTTTGATGAACATAAATTTTGTAATTGATTCAGAAAACCCTAAAGATTTGTCTTGTTTTTATGCCAAAATCAATTCTGACAAGGCAAAAAAAGGTTTTAACTCAAATCATTATTTTATTTCATTAAGCAGTCGATCTAAAATACATTTTTATCGTTCTAATAAAAATCGTGATTACCAAAGGGAAGGAAACATAACTTCGTTATGTTTTCAAGGTGAACCTTCTAAAGATCCAGGTCAAATTATTGAAAGGTGGACGTCTGAGATATTAAAAATAGGAGGAAGAGTGATGGGAAAATCTAAATTAGCAAAGTTTGGATCTGAGCAATGGATGCTTGATCCAGAAGGTAATCAATTCTTGATTTTGGTACCTTATCTTTCGAATGGTTCTGATATGGATGCTCTGATGTGA
- a CDS encoding TIGR04168 family protein: MRIAIAGDLHGSWSQEDLDLLSELNPDGILFVGDLSDGDLRIARAISKISIPTSVILGNHDRGQDRSGDILRAQLDLLGEKNCSWNLSKWNLNELSVVGARPCSAGGGFFLAPEVKEVFGEVSLNESVLRIVSAAKSAPLDFPLLILAHSGPVGLGSESSSPCGRDWKLPSMDWGDKDLGIAIDQIRKFRIPELVVFGHTHHQLRIGGNRTRKTFAQDLWGTSYLNAACVPRRGIDSAGENLCHFSWIEFSNGKLIHASHRWFRNDASIAYKEILLNK; encoded by the coding sequence ATCCGAATTGCTATTGCTGGGGATCTACATGGCTCATGGAGTCAGGAAGATTTAGATTTGCTTTCGGAACTAAATCCTGATGGAATTTTATTTGTTGGGGACTTGTCAGATGGTGATTTGAGAATTGCTAGAGCAATAAGTAAAATCTCTATTCCCACGTCAGTAATACTTGGGAATCATGATAGAGGACAAGACAGATCTGGCGATATTTTAAGAGCTCAATTGGATTTGCTAGGAGAAAAGAATTGTTCATGGAATTTATCAAAATGGAATTTGAATGAACTGTCTGTTGTTGGCGCCAGACCTTGCAGTGCTGGTGGAGGATTCTTTTTGGCACCCGAGGTTAAGGAGGTGTTTGGTGAGGTGAGTCTTAATGAATCTGTTCTCCGGATTGTTTCTGCCGCCAAGTCAGCCCCATTAGATTTCCCTTTATTAATCCTTGCTCATTCAGGCCCAGTTGGTCTTGGCTCAGAGTCTTCTAGCCCTTGTGGCAGAGATTGGAAATTGCCGTCTATGGATTGGGGAGACAAAGATCTTGGAATTGCAATTGATCAAATTCGTAAATTTAGGATTCCAGAGTTAGTTGTTTTTGGTCATACTCATCATCAGTTGCGAATTGGTGGGAATAGAACAAGAAAAACTTTTGCTCAAGATCTATGGGGAACTTCGTATTTAAATGCAGCTTGTGTTCCTAGAAGAGGTATTGATTCTGCAGGTGAGAATTTGTGTCATTTCTCCTGGATTGAGTTTTCAAATGGCAAGCTTATTCATGCATCTCACAGATGGTTCAGGAATGATGCTTCAATCGCTTATAAAGAAATTTTATTAAATAAGTAA
- the aroB gene encoding 3-dehydroquinate synthase: MNKDYLNIKVSLTNNPYNIIIGKNSLECIGDELSKIGFKKGLKVLVVSNKEVSDHYGDIVINSLIKSNYNPKLFILRAGEEQKNQSSIGLIHDAAYEARLERGSLMIALGGGVIGDMTGFAAATWLRGIHVVQIPTTLLAMVDASIGGKTGINHSKGKNLIGAFHQPKLVLIDPKTLVTLPGREFKAGMAEIIKYGVISDLELFELLENQDLISELSKIKEKLLIEIIKRSAKSKADIVIKDEKESGVRAFLNYGHTFGHVIENLCGYGKWLHGEAVAMGMVAVGQLAVQRGLWKEIDAKRQKRLIEKAGLPTDWPGLKLESVLSSLQGDKKVKNGKVSFVLPVKIGDVKIFNNISNQEIDECLQKLKLS, translated from the coding sequence GTGAATAAAGACTACCTCAACATTAAGGTCTCATTAACTAACAACCCATACAATATAATTATTGGAAAAAATAGTCTTGAATGTATAGGAGATGAGCTAAGTAAAATTGGTTTTAAGAAAGGATTAAAAGTTTTAGTCGTATCAAATAAAGAAGTCTCAGATCATTATGGAGATATAGTAATTAATAGTCTAATTAAAAGTAACTATAATCCAAAACTATTCATATTAAGAGCTGGAGAAGAACAAAAAAACCAATCTTCTATAGGCTTAATTCACGATGCCGCATATGAAGCAAGGCTAGAGAGAGGATCCCTAATGATTGCGCTTGGAGGTGGGGTGATTGGTGATATGACTGGTTTTGCTGCGGCTACTTGGTTACGTGGAATTCATGTTGTCCAAATTCCAACAACCCTACTTGCCATGGTTGATGCATCTATTGGAGGTAAAACAGGAATAAATCATTCAAAAGGTAAAAATCTAATAGGCGCATTTCATCAACCTAAATTAGTCTTAATAGACCCTAAAACCTTAGTTACTCTTCCAGGAAGAGAGTTCAAAGCAGGTATGGCTGAAATCATAAAGTATGGGGTAATATCAGATCTTGAGCTATTCGAACTTCTAGAAAATCAAGATCTCATTTCTGAGCTATCAAAAATAAAAGAGAAATTGTTAATAGAAATAATTAAGCGTTCAGCAAAATCTAAAGCAGATATTGTTATTAAAGATGAGAAAGAAAGTGGAGTAAGAGCATTTTTAAATTATGGGCACACATTTGGGCATGTAATAGAAAATCTTTGTGGATATGGGAAATGGCTTCATGGTGAGGCTGTTGCAATGGGTATGGTCGCAGTCGGCCAGTTGGCAGTTCAAAGAGGATTATGGAAAGAGATTGATGCAAAAAGGCAGAAGAGATTAATAGAGAAAGCTGGTTTACCCACTGATTGGCCAGGCCTTAAACTTGAGAGTGTTCTAAGCTCTCTTCAAGGAGACAAGAAAGTCAAAAACGGCAAAGTAAGTTTCGTTTTGCCCGTAAAAATTGGCGACGTGAAAATCTTTAATAATATCTCTAATCAAGAAATAGATGAATGCCTGCAAAAACTTAAACTTAGCTAA
- a CDS encoding DUF1543 domain-containing protein, with translation MNLSLFIVVLGGRSLKSNIELHDVRWVLGESIEDTFPELREQWFGRRKGLHIDSYKRIQYVDGYKISVSKSNKDMSINNKKENELLWFINLGGYCPKKMYEEHKFILVVAKKAIDAKKKAKKYWESDLKLKHNDDCSGINNFEKVDDIHSIKRINNWEIELINDPEKRSEELIPDWYGYMRIDKY, from the coding sequence ATGAATTTATCCCTCTTTATTGTTGTATTAGGGGGAAGAAGTTTAAAAAGTAATATAGAGTTGCACGATGTGAGATGGGTTTTAGGTGAATCAATAGAAGATACTTTCCCTGAGCTTAGGGAACAATGGTTCGGGAGAAGAAAAGGACTGCATATAGATAGTTACAAGCGAATACAATACGTTGATGGATACAAAATAAGCGTATCTAAATCTAATAAAGATATGTCAATTAATAACAAAAAAGAGAATGAACTTCTTTGGTTTATCAATTTAGGTGGCTATTGTCCAAAAAAGATGTATGAAGAGCATAAATTCATCTTAGTAGTAGCAAAAAAAGCTATAGATGCAAAAAAGAAAGCAAAAAAATATTGGGAATCAGATCTTAAACTTAAGCATAATGACGATTGCTCAGGAATTAATAATTTCGAGAAGGTTGATGATATACATTCTATTAAAAGAATAAACAATTGGGAAATAGAGCTAATTAATGACCCTGAGAAAAGAAGTGAAGAACTTATACCAGACTGGTATGGATATATGAGAATTGATAAGTATTAG
- a CDS encoding pyridoxal phosphate-dependent aminotransferase has translation MTDKSQISIRALSIKPSLTLEISAKAKALKAEGKNICSLSAGEPDFDTPEFIIDATLKALKDGKTRYGPAAGDPELREAIAQKQSDINKVPTKIDNVLVTNGGKQAIYNLFQVVLNPGDEVLIPAPYWLSYPEITLLAGAKPIKIKSSTKDNFKIDINSLEENVTEKTRLLIINSPSNPTGCILTEQEMNTISEFLRRHPRIFLMSDEIYEFLISPNQVHHSFAKIAPDLKNRIFTVNGFAKAWAMTGWRIGYLTGNTEVIKKAIALQSQSTSNVCSFAQKGAIAALQGSKDCVHEMAAIYNKRRLLITERLKKIKNISFVPPTGAFYVFPEINLEDIDSITFCKLALEKVGLAIVPGIAFGDDKCIRISYASSNQMINDGVDRLETFLNDF, from the coding sequence ATGACTGACAAATCACAGATATCTATAAGAGCTCTCTCCATAAAACCTTCTCTAACTCTTGAGATCAGCGCAAAAGCTAAAGCTTTGAAAGCAGAGGGTAAAAATATTTGTAGTTTAAGCGCAGGGGAACCTGACTTCGATACCCCTGAATTTATTATCGATGCAACTCTAAAAGCATTAAAAGACGGGAAAACTCGTTATGGGCCTGCCGCTGGAGATCCTGAATTAAGAGAAGCCATTGCGCAAAAACAATCAGATATAAATAAAGTCCCAACAAAAATAGATAATGTTTTAGTAACTAATGGAGGAAAACAAGCAATATACAATTTATTTCAAGTAGTTTTGAATCCTGGAGATGAAGTCCTCATACCCGCGCCATATTGGCTTAGTTATCCAGAGATAACTCTTTTAGCTGGTGCCAAGCCAATTAAAATTAAATCCTCAACTAAAGATAATTTCAAAATAGATATCAATTCTCTAGAAGAAAACGTAACTGAAAAAACAAGGTTATTAATTATTAACTCTCCAAGTAATCCAACAGGCTGCATTTTAACCGAGCAAGAAATGAATACTATTTCTGAGTTTTTAAGAAGACACCCAAGAATTTTTTTAATGAGTGATGAAATTTATGAATTTCTTATTTCTCCAAATCAAGTTCATCACAGTTTCGCAAAAATAGCACCAGATTTAAAAAATAGAATTTTCACAGTCAACGGTTTTGCCAAGGCTTGGGCAATGACTGGCTGGAGGATTGGATACCTAACAGGAAATACAGAGGTAATAAAGAAAGCCATTGCTTTACAAAGTCAAAGTACAAGCAATGTATGTAGTTTTGCTCAAAAAGGAGCTATTGCCGCACTTCAGGGTTCAAAAGATTGCGTTCATGAAATGGCAGCAATTTATAACAAAAGGAGGTTATTGATAACAGAAAGACTAAAAAAAATAAAAAATATTTCTTTTGTCCCTCCTACTGGAGCTTTCTATGTTTTCCCAGAAATTAATCTAGAGGATATCGATTCAATAACTTTCTGTAAATTGGCACTAGAAAAGGTTGGCCTAGCAATAGTTCCAGGGATTGCTTTCGGAGATGACAAATGTATAAGAATTTCATATGCATCCTCAAATCAAATGATCAACGATGGGGTTGATAGGTTAGAAACATTTTTAAATGATTTTTAG
- a CDS encoding class I SAM-dependent methyltransferase, protein MMIDPTARCPKWLIGHMIERGGSISFYEYMDLVLNDPGNGFYSTGRLKIGKDGDFCTSPSLSNDFARLLAVQVAEWFLNLEKGRIDTDLFSLVEIGPGEGSLSRDLIDAIYEIAPALISKIELVLVELNVGMRERQEKVVENIKGVNCRWSNLDELSLKPVTGVIIANEVLDAFPVERLVFRDKKVFRQGVSLRKIDDKYFLSFVDLKITTAISQFLNDSKSLLKVEFPPKDICNEWVTEWHCDVPIWFRKLSKVLINGSLLVVDYALESKRYYNAMRKSGTLISYKNQEANTNLLKDAGFCDLTAHLCIESTVYYAITNGWKFMGEARQGQALLALGLSKFLYSLQNMNNNDLSTVLDRRESLLRLVDPMGLGEFRWLAFQKGNSKDLILRNRFLEEPIS, encoded by the coding sequence ATGATGATTGACCCGACTGCGAGATGTCCAAAATGGTTAATTGGTCACATGATCGAACGTGGAGGTTCAATTAGCTTTTATGAATATATGGATTTAGTTTTAAATGATCCTGGCAATGGATTTTATTCAACTGGACGCTTGAAGATTGGAAAGGACGGGGATTTTTGTACTTCTCCATCTTTGAGTAATGATTTTGCACGTTTATTGGCTGTTCAAGTTGCTGAATGGTTTCTTAATTTAGAAAAAGGAAGAATTGATACCGATTTGTTTTCTCTTGTTGAGATTGGGCCCGGGGAAGGGTCTTTGTCAAGAGATTTAATTGATGCTATTTATGAAATTGCACCTGCTTTAATCAGTAAAATTGAGCTTGTTTTAGTTGAATTAAATGTTGGGATGCGAGAACGACAAGAAAAAGTAGTTGAAAATATAAAAGGGGTTAATTGTCGCTGGAGTAATCTTGATGAGCTCAGTTTAAAGCCAGTAACAGGTGTAATTATTGCTAATGAGGTTTTGGACGCTTTCCCTGTAGAGAGATTGGTTTTTAGAGATAAAAAAGTTTTTAGACAGGGAGTTTCTTTAAGAAAAATAGATGATAAATATTTTCTGAGCTTTGTTGACCTAAAGATAACTACTGCGATCAGTCAGTTTTTAAATGATTCTAAAAGTCTTTTAAAGGTTGAGTTCCCACCAAAGGATATTTGTAATGAATGGGTTACAGAATGGCATTGTGATGTACCGATTTGGTTTAGAAAATTATCTAAGGTTTTAATCAATGGCTCATTATTAGTTGTCGACTATGCTTTGGAATCTAAGCGCTATTACAACGCAATGAGGAAATCAGGTACTCTTATTTCCTATAAGAATCAAGAAGCTAATACTAATCTTTTAAAAGATGCTGGGTTTTGTGATTTGACAGCACATTTATGTATTGAATCAACTGTTTATTACGCCATAACTAATGGATGGAAGTTTATGGGTGAGGCAAGGCAGGGACAAGCTTTATTAGCATTAGGCCTTTCAAAATTTCTTTATTCTCTTCAAAATATGAACAATAATGATCTATCTACTGTTTTAGATAGAAGAGAGTCATTGTTGCGACTTGTTGATCCGATGGGACTGGGAGAATTTAGGTGGTTGGCTTTTCAGAAAGGTAATAGTAAAGACCTGATTTTAAGAAATCGTTTTCTTGAGGAGCCCATTAGCTAA
- a CDS encoding TPM domain-containing protein: MLKQLIKKAIIFSLGLLIILSMEGKTFAYDNPDLLPKEQTPIIDLAKTLSEKQRLDLESSLNSYEKQTGWKIRVLSQYEKTPGLAVKDYWDLDETSLLIVADPRGGNLLSFNVGDAYFALMPRIFWVELQTRFGNQFYVRDNGEDGSILASINAVETCLDRGGCEVVPGLPQEQWQWTLLTSLLGGIIAGFAASPRKGNESFSIGWLLLLSPLWIMLFGIFGIAPVVTRTNELLPLMRNILGFIGSAIGAYLIAERKFKDPGLNEQK; the protein is encoded by the coding sequence ATGCTCAAACAATTAATTAAGAAAGCCATAATTTTTTCTCTAGGACTTTTAATAATACTTTCCATGGAGGGGAAGACATTTGCTTACGATAATCCCGATCTATTACCTAAAGAACAAACACCAATAATCGATCTTGCAAAAACTCTAAGTGAGAAGCAACGATTAGATTTGGAAAGCTCTCTAAATTCCTACGAAAAGCAAACAGGTTGGAAAATAAGGGTACTATCGCAATATGAAAAAACTCCTGGTTTAGCAGTCAAAGACTATTGGGATCTTGATGAAACAAGTTTGCTTATAGTTGCAGATCCTAGGGGAGGAAACTTACTTAGTTTTAATGTTGGTGATGCATATTTTGCATTAATGCCCAGAATCTTTTGGGTAGAATTACAAACACGATTTGGTAACCAATTTTATGTAAGGGATAATGGAGAAGATGGTTCAATCTTAGCTTCAATAAACGCTGTAGAAACTTGTTTAGATCGAGGAGGGTGTGAAGTTGTCCCAGGTTTACCTCAGGAACAATGGCAATGGACATTATTAACATCTTTATTAGGAGGAATTATTGCTGGTTTTGCTGCATCACCAAGAAAAGGTAATGAATCGTTTTCAATAGGTTGGCTATTGCTCCTTTCCCCTCTTTGGATAATGTTATTTGGAATTTTTGGCATTGCTCCTGTTGTAACAAGAACTAATGAATTACTTCCCTTAATGAGAAATATTTTGGGATTTATCGGCTCTGCTATAGGTGCTTATTTAATCGCAGAAAGAAAATTTAAGGATCCTGGTTTAAATGAACAAAAGTAA
- the ispG gene encoding (E)-4-hydroxy-3-methylbut-2-enyl-diphosphate synthase — MEENYLSQRYSTRIIRRDTRPVMVGDIGIGGDNPVRVQSMINEDTMDVEASTAAIRRLHEVGCEIVRLTVPTLASAKAVGEIKKLLASTYKPVPLVADVHHNGMKIALEVAKHVDKVRINPGLFVFERPDPNRTEFSKEEIDAIKEKIILKFEPIVNTLKEQNKALRIGVNHGSLAERMLFAYGDTPFGMVESAMEFIRICDSLDFHNIIVSMKASRPPVMLAAYRMMADKMDKEGFNYPLHLGVTEAGDGDYGRIKSTAGIGTLLSEGIGDTIRVSLTEAPEKEIPVAYSILQAVGLRKTMVEYISCPSCGRTLFNLEEVVAKVRDATIHLTGLDIAVMGCIVNGPGEMADADYGYVGKGVGTIALYRNRDEIKRVPEEEGVQALVDLIKEDGKWVDP; from the coding sequence ATGGAAGAAAATTATCTTTCTCAGCGATATAGCACCAGGATTATCCGTAGAGATACTAGACCAGTAATGGTTGGAGATATTGGAATCGGTGGGGATAATCCAGTTCGTGTTCAGTCAATGATTAATGAAGACACGATGGATGTTGAGGCTTCTACAGCTGCAATAAGGCGATTACATGAAGTTGGATGCGAAATTGTCAGATTAACTGTTCCAACTCTCGCAAGTGCAAAAGCGGTTGGGGAAATCAAGAAACTTCTCGCAAGCACTTATAAGCCTGTTCCGCTAGTAGCTGATGTTCATCACAATGGCATGAAAATTGCTTTAGAAGTTGCAAAGCATGTAGACAAAGTTCGTATTAATCCAGGATTATTTGTTTTTGAAAGACCTGATCCTAATAGAACTGAGTTTAGTAAAGAGGAAATAGATGCAATTAAAGAGAAGATTATTCTAAAATTCGAACCAATAGTTAATACTTTAAAAGAGCAAAATAAGGCACTTAGAATAGGAGTTAATCATGGATCATTAGCAGAAAGAATGTTATTTGCATATGGAGATACACCTTTTGGGATGGTTGAATCAGCTATGGAATTCATTCGAATTTGTGATTCATTAGACTTTCATAATATTATAGTTTCAATGAAAGCTTCCAGGCCCCCTGTAATGCTTGCTGCTTATAGAATGATGGCAGATAAAATGGATAAGGAGGGATTTAATTATCCTCTACATCTTGGCGTTACTGAAGCTGGTGATGGCGATTATGGAAGAATTAAAAGTACTGCTGGCATTGGAACATTATTATCAGAAGGGATTGGAGATACAATAAGAGTCTCTCTTACAGAGGCCCCTGAGAAGGAAATACCGGTTGCTTATTCAATTTTGCAAGCAGTTGGATTGAGAAAAACTATGGTTGAATATATTAGTTGTCCTAGCTGTGGCAGAACATTATTTAACTTAGAAGAAGTTGTGGCGAAAGTTAGAGACGCTACTATTCATTTAACCGGACTTGATATTGCAGTCATGGGTTGTATTGTTAATGGACCTGGAGAGATGGCTGATGCAGATTACGGTTATGTAGGGAAAGGTGTAGGAACCATTGCTCTTTATAGAAATAGAGATGAGATCAAAAGAGTACCTGAGGAAGAAGGAGTTCAAGCATTGGTTGATTTAATTAAAGAGGATGGTAAATGGGTGGACCCATAA